In Rutidosis leptorrhynchoides isolate AG116_Rl617_1_P2 chromosome 2, CSIRO_AGI_Rlap_v1, whole genome shotgun sequence, one genomic interval encodes:
- the LOC139892258 gene encoding QWRF motif-containing protein 2-like, whose amino-acid sequence MVASISSTPNPKVASRAPLPAKPKRSPLLPSEADNNGPSSLLPRRPKAKDVVTSRYVSSTVSSSSVSTTMTSTSSSSSFSSTTTTTSSSNSFCTPRRRFPSPLNSSTNLMTPNPSSTASNKRAQSAERRRPATPRRGEVSAAAKMLTSIPARSLSVSFQGESYAVPATKTEKPPPYRNGSRNCTPDRRPVTPVRKLGNLKTIDQQRWPARSRQGISMTRSVDFTNENMTLSGSGTATAVRALQKSMIRETNLRPNKPEIVEVNRSVDRLVSDCDNSDRTISDVESVSSGSTIRGTTPRAIVVPARYRQETVNRLRRVQPEPVSPPLSQNCKPTSGYRYLKDGPAQSPRGLSPSPVRGAVRSASPSKSRLFASASSTSRGIASPIRTRGTIGCDTNLGNTPSILRFVDETRRRKVGDNAIADAHVLRLLHNKYLQWRFANARADAAMLAQRAAAQKSLYNSWVTTSKMRQSVILKQIEILQLRQDMKLHTVLKNQIPYLKVWEQVERDHTVSLSGTIDSLESSILRLPLVDGAKADVRSLKDAIRSAADMMLQMSSLIGSLIMRVEHVNALASELASTTTKERSSINQCKDLLSILTHMEVQDCSLRTHILQLQRLPPTQL is encoded by the exons ATGGTGGCTAGCATCTCTTCTACACCAAACCCTAAGGTAGCATCACGTGCTCCGTTACCGGCGAAACCAAAACGTTCACCATTGTTACCTTCTGAAGCTGATAACAATGGACCTTCGTCGTTACTGCCACGTCGACCAAAAGCGAAAGATGTTGTTACGTCACGGTATGTTTCGTCTACTGTTTCTTCTTCGTCTGTTTCAACTACGATGACGTCAACGTCATCGTCTTCTTCGTTTTCTTCAACTACTACTACGACGTCGTCTTCGAATTCGTTTTGTACGCCGCGACGACGGTTTCCGTCGCCGTTGAATTCTTCAACGAATTTGATGACGCCTAATCCGTCGTCGACGGCGAGTAATAAGAGAGCTCAGTCAGCCGAACGACGTCGTCCTGCAACGCCTCGGAGAGGTGAGGTCTCTGCGGCAGCGAAGATGTTGACGTCGATACCGGCCAGGAGTTTGTCAGTTTCGTTTCAAGGTGAGTCGTATGCGGTTCCGGCGACTAAGACAGAGAAGCCACCGCCGTATAGGAACGGATCGAGGAATTGTACTCCAGACAGGAGGCCTGTAACGCCGGTTAGGAAGTTAGGGAATCTGAAGACGATCGATCAACAACGGTGGCCTGCCAGATCACGGCAGGGGATTTCTATGACAAGGAGTGTTGATTTTACGAATGAGAATATGACTTTGAGTGGATCTGGAACCGCAACTGCTGTTAGGGCTTTACAGAAGTCTATGATCCGTGAGACGAATTTGAGACCTAATAAACCTGAAATTGTAGAAGTTAATAGAAGTGTTGATAGGCTTGTTAGTGATTGTGATAATTCTGATAGGACTATTTCAGATGTTGAGAGTGTTTCATCTGGTAGTACCATTCGAGGTACGACGCCTCGAGCCATTGTGGTGCCAGCTAGATATAGGCAGGAAACTGTGAATCGCCTCAGGAGGGTACAGCCTGAGCCTGTTTCACCTCCATTGTCTCAAAATTGTAAGCCGACTTCAGGCTATAGATATCTAAAAGATGGTCCAGCACAATCACCACGAGGATTGTCGCCTTCTCCAGTTAGAGGAGCTGTTCGATCCGCTTCCCCAAGCAAGAGTAGGTTGTTTGCTTCTGCCTCATCTACATCAAGGGGTATTGCTAGTCCAATAAGAACACGGGGTACAATAGGGTGTGACACTAATTTGGGCAACACACCTTCGATTCTTCGCTTTGTTGATGAAACTAGGAGGAGGAAGGTAGGTGATAATGCAATTGCTGATGCACATGTCTTGAGGTTGTTACACAACAAATACTTGCAATGGCGTTTTGCAAATGCAAGAGCAGATGCTGCAATGTTGGCCCAGAGGGCAGCTGCCCAG AAAAGTCTATACAATTCATGGGTGACTACTTCAAAAATGCGACAGTCTGTCATATTAAAACAAATTGAGATACTACAGCTGAGACAGGATATGAAGTTGCACACTGTCCTCAAGAACCAG ATACCGTATTTGAAGGTGTGGGAACAAGTTGAGAGGGACCACACTGTGTCTTTGTCTGGGACTATTGACTCGTTAGAGTCCAGCATTCTTCGTCTTCCTCTTGTTGATGGTGCAAAG GCTGATGTTCGAAGTTTGAAAGATGCTATTCGTTCGGCGGCTGATATGATGCTGCAAATGTCATCCTTAATAGGCTCTTTAATAATGAGG gTGGAACATGTGAATGCATTGGCATCTGAACTTGCAAGCACAACAACAAAGGAACGTTCTTCGATTAATCAGTGCAAAGATCTTCTGTCAATATTGACACACATGGAG